From Mucilaginibacter rubeus, a single genomic window includes:
- a CDS encoding ABC transporter permease — protein MFKNYLKIAWRSLIKNKLYSAINIGGLGVGMAVSFMLLLYVYNEFTYDGFHENKDRLYSVLRNQPSNGEIYTNGSTPVPAAAALQKDYPEIESVARSTWGGDQLFNYNNKPLKINTLVADESFLSMFTVQFVKGNKNDVFKDPSSIILSESAAKSIFGDADPMGQTVKVNAKTPLKVTGIFKDLPKNSRFRFKAFESWKKYEADNQWVRQSGWGNYSFQTYVLLKPGVDLDKLNKKINKVVERYDPNNKENQLFLYPFVKGHLYGQFKNGVNTGGAIEYVRLFLFLAIGILLIACINFMNLSTARSERRSREVGIRKVVGARRIAIIQQFLGESVLTAFLSFIVAVLIMMATIGYFNEVINKQLIIPFTNAWAWVAAILVTLLTGALAGSYPALFLSSFKPVKVLKGMHKTGKKTLHSRQVLVVVQFVFATCLILSSILIYKQITYIKNRPVGYSQNGLVEIDLEEGMVKSFDSFRNDIIASGAAVDATEVSGSIASANSSSWGINWPGQLPGEDKIPIDQIVTSFHFISTYKLELVKGRDYIPGRMADSLSLIMNESAVKLMRLKEPLGQIVKWQGRNCTVVGIVKDFVWGSPYEPVKPAIIGFDKNWANQIGIRLNPNAPVSKSLEAIGKIYKKYNPEFPFEYRFVDQSFADKFDDEKLLGSLSSSFTVLAIIISCLGLFGLASFSAEQRKKEISIRKVLGASISSLWFNLSKEFLILVVISFVIGSALSWYNMSKWLQHYTYRTDMSAWVFIATIGISMIVCLLTVSWQAIKAALSNPVKSLKNE, from the coding sequence ATGTTTAAGAATTATTTAAAAATCGCGTGGCGAAGCTTAATTAAGAATAAGCTGTATTCGGCCATAAACATTGGTGGTTTAGGCGTTGGTATGGCGGTGAGCTTTATGCTGCTGCTGTATGTTTACAACGAGTTTACCTATGATGGGTTCCATGAAAATAAGGACAGGTTATATTCTGTTTTGCGTAACCAGCCCTCTAACGGCGAAATATATACTAACGGTTCGACCCCGGTACCGGCCGCAGCCGCGCTGCAAAAAGATTACCCTGAGATAGAATCCGTTGCGCGTTCAACCTGGGGAGGCGACCAATTGTTTAATTACAATAACAAACCGCTTAAAATAAACACGTTAGTGGCCGATGAGTCATTTCTGAGTATGTTTACGGTGCAATTTGTAAAAGGTAATAAAAACGATGTTTTCAAAGATCCATCGTCGATTATCCTGTCCGAATCGGCAGCCAAATCAATTTTCGGCGATGCAGACCCGATGGGGCAAACCGTTAAGGTTAACGCTAAAACACCTTTAAAAGTAACAGGAATATTTAAAGATCTGCCTAAAAACTCACGTTTCCGGTTTAAAGCCTTTGAATCGTGGAAAAAGTATGAAGCCGATAATCAATGGGTAAGGCAGTCAGGCTGGGGCAATTACTCGTTCCAGACCTATGTACTGCTGAAACCGGGCGTCGATTTAGATAAGCTCAACAAAAAGATCAATAAGGTAGTTGAACGGTACGATCCTAATAACAAGGAGAACCAATTGTTTTTGTATCCTTTTGTAAAAGGTCATTTGTACGGGCAGTTTAAAAACGGGGTAAATACCGGCGGGGCAATTGAGTATGTACGCTTGTTCCTGTTTTTGGCGATAGGTATATTATTGATTGCCTGTATCAATTTTATGAATCTCTCAACCGCCCGTTCGGAGCGCCGCTCGCGCGAAGTTGGGATCCGAAAGGTAGTAGGTGCCCGCAGGATAGCTATTATTCAACAGTTTTTAGGCGAATCGGTACTTACTGCATTTCTATCGTTCATCGTAGCTGTTTTAATTATGATGGCTACCATCGGTTATTTTAACGAAGTAATTAATAAGCAACTGATCATTCCATTTACCAATGCCTGGGCCTGGGTGGCTGCCATCTTGGTAACCCTGTTAACCGGTGCGCTGGCCGGCAGTTACCCCGCTTTGTTTTTATCCTCGTTTAAACCGGTTAAGGTTTTAAAAGGGATGCATAAAACCGGGAAAAAAACACTGCATTCAAGGCAGGTGCTGGTTGTTGTACAGTTTGTATTTGCTACCTGTCTGATCCTTTCAAGCATTTTGATCTATAAACAAATTACCTATATTAAAAACCGGCCGGTAGGGTATTCCCAGAACGGATTGGTTGAAATTGACCTTGAAGAAGGTATGGTTAAATCGTTTGATAGTTTCAGAAATGATATAATCGCTTCGGGTGCCGCTGTTGATGCCACAGAGGTATCAGGTTCCATAGCCAGTGCCAATAGCAGTAGCTGGGGTATTAATTGGCCCGGGCAATTGCCTGGAGAAGACAAAATTCCAATTGATCAGATCGTTACGTCGTTCCATTTCATCTCAACCTACAAACTCGAGTTAGTCAAGGGGCGCGATTATATTCCCGGTCGCATGGCCGATTCTTTATCGCTCATTATGAATGAGTCGGCTGTTAAGTTGATGCGTTTAAAAGAGCCACTCGGACAAATTGTAAAATGGCAGGGACGTAATTGCACGGTAGTAGGGATAGTGAAAGATTTTGTTTGGGGATCGCCATATGAACCGGTAAAACCGGCTATTATAGGTTTTGATAAGAACTGGGCAAACCAGATCGGCATCCGTTTAAATCCTAACGCACCTGTATCAAAAAGTCTGGAAGCCATAGGTAAGATCTACAAAAAATATAATCCCGAATTCCCTTTTGAATACAGGTTTGTTGATCAAAGTTTTGCCGATAAGTTTGATGATGAAAAGTTATTAGGTTCGCTGTCGAGTTCATTCACGGTGTTGGCTATCATTATATCCTGTTTAGGTTTATTTGGCTTAGCCTCGTTCTCCGCTGAGCAGCGCAAAAAAGAGATCAGCATTCGCAAGGTACTTGGTGCCAGCATCAGCAGCTTATGGTTCAACCTGTCGAAAGAGTTTTTAATACTTGTGGTTATATCTTTTGTTATTGGCTCGGCACTAAGCTGGTACAATATGAGCAAATGGCTGCAACATTATACCTACCGTACAGATATGAGCGCCTGGGTATTTATCGCCACTATCGGGATTAGTATGATCGTTTGTTTGCTCACCGTAAGTTGGCAGGCTATCAAAGCAGCACTGAGTAATCCTGTTAAAAGTTTGAAGAACGAATAA
- a CDS encoding ABC transporter permease: MIRNYLKTAWRNIVSNKFYTAINVIGLTFGLVVGLFMLLWVQDELSFDRFNKQSENLYRISIVGGTDVSKQIFTEIIAPVTTFAKNEIPEVKDGARIMNIGSASFRYKDKIFEEPGVAFADPSYFSVFNFPLLEGDAKHPFTDNNSIIITEKIARKYFGDNNPIGKTITLGRNDVLNVTGVVSDYPTNSSIGYNILLPISRFNNEAYVKNRTSYNGTSRINSMDADWVNFSFETYLLLKPGTNLHKLEKQLRAIHERNKPDDAPVPYLAQPFLKMHLYKADGSDGGMSTVRTFAIVAILILVIACINYVNLSTARSMLRAKEVSMRKIIGAGKMQLFFQFIVETTLLFAIATAFAITLMYALMPAYNQFSGKELQLSLNSYQIWLYIVLTLVGTLVASSVYPALLLSSFEPLKALKGKVTTGIGNAAFRRVLVVLQFTVSIVLIIGTLVIGKQLSYIRNRNLGYDKENVLMFGMQDIKPHYDAAKAELLKQPGVLAVTRSSSNIVDFDGWTGDNDWEGKPAKANLIFHPIFVDQDYIGFFKLKIKEGAAFTGAVADSTHFIINETAASAMGLKDPIGKSIRIQRTKGTIIGVVKDFNYASVRKKIEPAVLCYRPDQCFRMFIKTTGSDAQKAIVAVQNTWKQYNNDFPLEYTFLDENFSRLYRSEEHTGSLFNVFSALAIVISCLGLFGLATYSAQVKTREIGIRKVLGSSVGGIIRLLASEFVLLIIISILIAVPIAWYSMSKWLQDFAYKIDMTVWIFLLAGGGATLIALATISIQSIKAALANPVESLRSE; encoded by the coding sequence ATGATAAGAAACTATCTGAAAACCGCCTGGCGTAACATTGTAAGCAATAAGTTTTACACCGCCATTAATGTGATAGGCTTAACTTTTGGCCTTGTAGTGGGATTGTTTATGCTGCTTTGGGTGCAGGATGAATTGAGTTTTGACAGATTTAATAAGCAAAGTGAAAACCTGTATCGCATTAGTATAGTTGGCGGCACTGATGTAAGCAAGCAGATATTTACTGAAATTATAGCGCCGGTAACAACGTTTGCCAAAAACGAGATCCCCGAAGTTAAGGATGGCGCGCGTATCATGAATATAGGCAGCGCATCATTCAGGTACAAGGATAAGATTTTTGAAGAACCCGGTGTGGCGTTTGCCGACCCGTCATATTTCAGTGTTTTTAATTTTCCGCTGTTGGAGGGCGATGCTAAGCATCCCTTCACTGATAACAATTCGATAATAATAACTGAAAAGATTGCCAGAAAATATTTTGGAGATAATAACCCAATTGGTAAAACCATTACCCTTGGCCGTAATGATGTTTTGAATGTTACAGGTGTAGTTTCCGATTATCCAACAAATTCAAGTATAGGTTATAATATATTATTGCCCATAAGCCGTTTCAATAATGAGGCCTATGTTAAAAATAGAACCAGTTATAACGGCACCAGCCGTATCAACTCGATGGATGCCGACTGGGTTAATTTTAGCTTTGAAACTTATTTATTGCTCAAGCCAGGTACCAATCTGCATAAATTAGAAAAACAGCTGCGGGCAATCCACGAGCGTAACAAACCGGATGACGCGCCGGTTCCTTACCTGGCACAACCTTTCCTGAAAATGCATTTGTACAAGGCTGACGGTAGCGATGGTGGCATGTCGACTGTACGCACGTTTGCCATCGTAGCAATCCTGATTTTAGTTATAGCCTGTATAAATTATGTAAACCTTTCAACGGCCCGTTCTATGCTTCGTGCCAAAGAGGTTAGTATGCGTAAGATCATTGGCGCAGGTAAAATGCAGCTATTTTTTCAGTTTATAGTCGAAACTACATTGTTGTTTGCTATTGCTACCGCGTTTGCTATAACCTTAATGTATGCGCTGATGCCCGCTTATAACCAATTTTCGGGTAAAGAATTGCAGCTTTCTTTAAATAGCTATCAGATATGGCTTTATATTGTATTAACGCTTGTTGGCACGCTTGTGGCTTCAAGTGTTTATCCTGCACTACTGTTATCATCGTTTGAGCCATTGAAAGCCCTTAAGGGTAAGGTTACTACCGGGATTGGAAACGCCGCCTTTCGCCGGGTGCTGGTTGTTTTGCAGTTTACCGTTTCGATAGTGCTTATTATTGGTACGCTGGTTATAGGAAAACAGCTCAGTTATATCCGTAACCGCAATCTCGGGTATGACAAAGAGAATGTACTAATGTTTGGTATGCAGGATATCAAACCGCATTATGACGCCGCCAAAGCCGAATTACTAAAACAGCCCGGAGTATTGGCCGTTACCCGAAGCAGTAGCAACATTGTTGATTTTGATGGGTGGACAGGCGACAATGATTGGGAAGGCAAGCCTGCAAAAGCAAACCTTATTTTTCATCCTATTTTTGTTGATCAGGATTATATAGGCTTTTTTAAACTTAAAATAAAGGAAGGGGCAGCATTTACGGGTGCGGTTGCAGATAGCACTCACTTTATAATAAACGAAACTGCCGCATCGGCAATGGGCTTAAAGGATCCAATTGGTAAAAGTATCAGGATCCAGAGAACGAAGGGAACTATCATAGGTGTGGTGAAGGACTTCAACTATGCCTCCGTGCGAAAAAAGATTGAACCTGCTGTATTATGCTATCGTCCCGATCAGTGTTTCCGAATGTTTATCAAAACAACCGGCAGCGACGCTCAAAAAGCCATCGTTGCTGTACAAAACACCTGGAAACAGTATAATAATGATTTCCCACTTGAGTATACGTTTCTTGATGAAAACTTTAGCCGTTTATATCGCAGTGAAGAACATACGGGTTCATTGTTCAACGTATTTTCGGCCCTGGCAATTGTGATCTCATGTCTTGGTTTGTTCGGGTTGGCAACCTATTCGGCCCAGGTTAAAACGCGCGAGATTGGTATCCGTAAAGTACTTGGTTCAAGTGTTGGCGGAATTATCCGTTTATTGGCCAGCGAATTTGTGTTGCTTATTATCATTTCAATCCTGATAGCCGTACCGATAGCCTGGTATTCGATGAGTAAATGGCTACAGGATTTTGCTTACAAAATAGATATGACAGTTTGGATATTTCTGTTGGCCGGAGGTGGTGCAACACTAATTGCCCTGGCTACCATCAGCATTCAATCCATAAAAGCGGCGCTGGCAAATCCGGTAGAGAGTTTACGCTCTGAATAA
- a CDS encoding ABC transporter permease → MLRNYIKIAWRNLIKHKVFSFINIFGLATGIAAFWLISLYVVDEWSYDRYNLKADRIFRVVQHGTWNGGKFNLAVTSPPYAPALKNDYAEVEDAIRIDAEGGGKITYGEKQINEGGMLFTDKGFFNLFTHHFLSGDPNTALSKQQSIVLTKTLAEKLFGNAADAQDKTVLIENSPNTVTGVIDDVPANSQFTFNALRSLPEAYTDTWANSHIYTYVLLKNHDDFKKIQAGSDAFFNKYLKGALGAIQFSMELQPLTSIHLNSNLDYELGSNGNITYVYVFGAVALLILAIAVINYVNLTTARSSIRIKEIGVRKVIGSSKKQLITMFFAESVLFTLIAALIASVMVQFLLPYFNQLSGKNLVLLQFGFSTTVIIFGLFALVTGVLSGLYPALFLSGFRTIAAMKGQMGSQAATILFRKSLVVFQFVITIVMIAGSCIIYRQLHYVMNKDLGFNKAQTLTFHISDKSARGKIAAIKSQLLQNPAVEAVGIAGNPIGNNDIGSDYFNIGSDGKANSESKVVENLIIDEDFIPTLQIKLAKGRNFSPDMSTDKQEAIIVNQTLVNEMGWKDAVGRSVRVGLDNNGNVISRKIIGVVKDFNTYSLQHKVAPMMLYLPFTANDEDNMYVRIGKNNIPATLDYISKIYGKFDMENKVEFHFLDQNFARQYQSEQKQGNILLIFTILAISIACLGLFGLVTFTAEQRVKEIGIRKVLGASVTSIVTLLSKDLMKLVLIATLIASPLAWYGMSKWLQSFAYRVDINWWIFAVAGILAVIIAFVTVSIQSVRAANANPAKSLKSE, encoded by the coding sequence ATGTTACGTAATTACATCAAAATAGCCTGGAGAAACCTCATCAAACACAAGGTTTTTTCGTTTATCAATATCTTCGGCTTAGCTACCGGTATTGCTGCGTTCTGGCTTATTAGCCTTTATGTTGTTGATGAATGGAGTTACGACCGTTATAACCTTAAGGCCGATCGTATTTTTCGCGTAGTGCAACATGGTACCTGGAATGGTGGTAAATTCAATCTTGCGGTTACATCACCACCTTATGCGCCTGCTTTAAAAAATGATTATGCCGAAGTGGAAGATGCAATTCGCATTGATGCGGAGGGCGGCGGCAAAATAACCTATGGTGAAAAACAGATCAACGAAGGTGGGATGTTGTTTACCGATAAAGGTTTCTTTAACTTGTTTACCCATCACTTTTTATCGGGCGATCCCAACACCGCTTTAAGTAAACAGCAAAGTATAGTACTCACTAAAACCCTTGCCGAAAAACTATTCGGGAATGCTGCTGATGCTCAGGATAAAACAGTACTTATCGAAAATAGTCCAAATACCGTTACCGGGGTTATTGATGATGTGCCGGCAAATTCTCAGTTTACTTTCAATGCTTTGAGGTCGCTACCCGAGGCATATACCGATACCTGGGCTAATTCACACATCTATACTTATGTATTGCTGAAAAACCATGATGATTTTAAGAAGATCCAGGCTGGTTCAGACGCGTTTTTTAATAAATACTTGAAAGGCGCACTTGGTGCTATCCAGTTCAGTATGGAACTGCAACCCTTAACCTCAATTCACCTCAATTCGAATCTCGATTATGAGTTGGGCAGCAACGGCAATATCACTTATGTATATGTATTTGGCGCGGTGGCGTTGCTGATACTGGCCATAGCAGTAATCAATTATGTTAACCTTACCACAGCGCGTTCATCGATACGCATAAAAGAAATTGGCGTGCGCAAGGTTATCGGCTCAAGCAAAAAGCAACTGATCACGATGTTCTTTGCCGAATCTGTTTTGTTTACCCTGATAGCTGCGCTCATCGCCTCGGTAATGGTACAATTCCTGTTGCCTTATTTTAACCAGCTTTCGGGGAAAAACTTGGTGCTGTTACAGTTTGGTTTCAGCACAACGGTCATCATATTTGGCTTATTTGCTTTGGTAACCGGTGTTTTGAGCGGTTTATATCCGGCTTTGTTCTTATCCGGTTTCCGGACTATCGCTGCCATGAAAGGCCAGATGGGCAGCCAGGCTGCAACTATATTGTTCAGGAAATCATTAGTGGTGTTCCAGTTTGTAATTACCATTGTTATGATAGCCGGCTCATGTATCATTTACAGGCAGTTACATTATGTAATGAACAAGGACCTTGGTTTTAATAAAGCCCAGACACTTACTTTTCATATCAGCGATAAATCAGCCCGGGGAAAAATAGCCGCTATTAAAAGTCAGCTGTTGCAAAATCCGGCTGTTGAGGCTGTAGGTATTGCAGGGAATCCTATTGGTAATAATGACATAGGCTCAGATTATTTTAACATCGGTTCGGATGGAAAAGCCAATTCTGAGTCAAAAGTAGTGGAGAACCTGATTATCGATGAGGATTTCATCCCAACCTTACAGATAAAACTGGCTAAAGGACGCAATTTTTCTCCGGATATGAGTACAGACAAGCAGGAAGCCATCATAGTAAATCAAACGCTGGTTAACGAGATGGGTTGGAAAGATGCTGTCGGTCGCTCAGTAAGGGTAGGTTTGGATAATAATGGTAACGTGATCAGCCGGAAAATAATTGGTGTAGTTAAAGATTTTAACACCTATTCCTTACAACACAAGGTAGCGCCCATGATGCTGTATCTGCCGTTTACAGCCAATGACGAGGACAATATGTATGTTCGCATCGGCAAAAATAATATCCCCGCAACGCTTGATTACATCAGCAAGATCTACGGCAAGTTTGATATGGAAAACAAAGTTGAATTCCATTTCCTTGATCAAAACTTCGCCAGGCAATATCAATCAGAACAAAAACAGGGTAACATCCTGCTCATATTCACCATACTCGCTATCAGCATAGCCTGCCTCGGCTTGTTCGGGTTGGTAACCTTTACTGCCGAGCAAAGGGTAAAGGAAATTGGCATCAGGAAAGTTTTAGGCGCGAGTGTAACCTCAATAGTTACCCTGTTGTCAAAAGATTTAATGAAACTGGTGTTGATAGCCACACTGATAGCATCGCCTCTGGCCTGGTATGGCATGAGTAAATGGTTGCAAAGCTTTGCTTACCGGGTTGATATTAACTGGTGGATCTTTGCTGTAGCTGGTATCCTGGCAGTCATCATTGCTTTTGTAACCGTAAGCATACAATCCGTAAGGGCTGCAAATGCTAACCCGGCTAAGAGCTTAAAAAGTGAGTAG
- a CDS encoding ABC transporter permease — MFRNYLKTAFRTLRKNVGFTVINILGLALGLATCLMIVLYVADELSYDRYNEKANRTYRVNEDLKFGNNNVLYAVAMPPLAQALKTDLPEVEEATRLKVAGGFHVKKGNESILEYGNVYADPSIFNVFTLPMVNGNPATALKEPNTVVITESIAKKYFNSTNVVGKTLAIDNNQLLKVIGVIRDLPKQSHFHFDFFISMITWPDSRSGEWLRSDYNTYVVLKPGTDSKLFEKKLSALLKKYSEGQMQTALHVNIADFEKSGSYFRLNLTPLTDIHLHSNRTGELGSNSSVQYVYIFSAIAIFILLIAGINFMNLSTARSANRAREVGVRKVLGSPRKYLIAQFLTESVMVTLAAAVIAFFAVLLLLPLFNQVSGKEMVVGSQTLAWLLPALLIIVLVVGFAAGSYPAFFLSAFQPINVLSGKLAGGFKGSWLRSVLVVFQFSISIFLIIGTIVIYNQLNYIQTKNLGYNRNQVLVIDNAFELGGHAKSFKNEIKQLPGVVNATLTGYLPTGKNRGTSIFYKEAASDQKTALFPQSWRIDADYISTLGMKISAGRDFSASMPTDSTGLVINETAAKFLGFTNPVNKILYRNMDGNRDHIKPYHIIGVVKDFNFNSLRENISPMIFLMDEDTGNLSVRVSTANLPALIDQIKTKWQGMTQSQFSYSFMDQDFDANYRTEQRTGTIAIIFTVLAISIACLGLFGLAAYAAEQRTKEIGIRKVLGASVSAIVNTLSKDFIKLVLISIAITTPLAWYLMNKWLQDFAYRISIQWWVLVLAGAGALLIAVVTVSFQSVKAALANPVNSLKNE; from the coding sequence ATGTTTAGAAATTACCTTAAAACAGCTTTCCGTACCCTGCGCAAAAACGTGGGGTTTACGGTTATAAATATACTGGGGCTTGCACTTGGGCTTGCTACCTGCCTCATGATTGTACTTTATGTAGCCGACGAACTGAGCTATGATCGTTATAATGAAAAAGCCAATCGCACGTATCGCGTTAATGAAGACCTGAAATTTGGTAACAATAACGTATTATATGCGGTAGCAATGCCTCCGTTAGCGCAGGCTTTAAAAACAGATCTGCCGGAGGTTGAAGAGGCAACTCGCCTTAAAGTTGCCGGTGGTTTCCACGTTAAAAAAGGAAATGAAAGTATCCTGGAGTATGGTAACGTTTATGCCGACCCATCGATATTTAACGTATTTACCCTGCCGATGGTCAACGGCAATCCGGCAACGGCTTTGAAAGAGCCTAACACCGTTGTTATCACCGAATCTATTGCCAAAAAGTACTTTAATAGCACTAATGTGGTAGGTAAAACGCTGGCTATTGACAACAACCAGTTATTAAAAGTTATCGGGGTGATCAGGGATTTACCAAAGCAATCGCACTTTCATTTTGATTTTTTTATATCGATGATCACCTGGCCGGATAGCCGTTCGGGTGAATGGTTAAGGAGTGATTATAACACCTACGTGGTATTAAAACCAGGTACAGATTCTAAATTATTTGAGAAGAAATTATCCGCCTTACTAAAAAAATACAGTGAAGGGCAAATGCAAACCGCTTTGCATGTGAATATTGCCGATTTTGAGAAAAGTGGTAGTTATTTCAGGCTTAACCTTACCCCATTGACCGATATCCATTTGCACTCAAATCGTACCGGCGAGTTAGGCAGCAACAGTTCGGTACAATATGTTTATATATTTTCGGCTATTGCCATATTTATATTGCTTATAGCCGGTATCAACTTTATGAACCTTTCTACAGCCCGTTCGGCTAACAGGGCCAGAGAGGTAGGGGTACGCAAGGTTTTAGGTTCACCGCGCAAATACTTAATAGCTCAGTTTCTAACCGAATCGGTAATGGTGACACTGGCCGCTGCCGTTATCGCTTTTTTTGCAGTGCTACTGCTTTTACCGTTGTTTAACCAGGTATCGGGGAAGGAGATGGTTGTTGGCTCGCAAACATTGGCCTGGTTGCTGCCTGCTTTGCTGATTATTGTGCTGGTGGTAGGTTTCGCTGCCGGATCATATCCTGCATTTTTCCTTTCTGCATTTCAGCCTATTAACGTGTTAAGCGGTAAACTGGCCGGCGGATTTAAAGGTAGTTGGCTCCGGAGTGTATTGGTTGTTTTCCAGTTTTCTATTTCCATATTCCTCATTATAGGTACTATCGTTATTTATAATCAACTCAACTATATCCAAACCAAAAACTTGGGTTATAATCGTAACCAGGTGCTTGTTATCGATAACGCATTTGAGCTTGGCGGACACGCTAAATCTTTTAAAAATGAGATAAAGCAATTGCCAGGCGTGGTTAACGCTACTTTAACAGGTTATTTACCAACCGGAAAAAACAGGGGAACATCTATATTTTACAAAGAAGCGGCATCCGACCAAAAAACGGCCTTGTTTCCGCAAAGCTGGCGGATAGATGCTGATTATATCAGCACCCTTGGTATGAAGATATCTGCCGGTCGTGACTTTTCTGCCAGTATGCCAACTGATTCAACGGGCCTGGTGATCAATGAAACAGCGGCCAAGTTCCTGGGTTTTACTAATCCGGTTAATAAGATCCTGTATCGCAATATGGATGGCAACAGGGATCATATCAAACCTTATCATATCATAGGGGTTGTAAAAGATTTCAATTTCAACTCGCTGCGGGAAAATATCAGTCCGATGATTTTTTTAATGGACGAAGACACCGGCAACCTGAGCGTTAGGGTGAGCACCGCTAATTTACCGGCCCTTATCGACCAGATAAAAACTAAATGGCAGGGCATGACCCAAAGCCAGTTTAGCTACTCCTTTATGGATCAGGACTTTGATGCCAACTATCGCACAGAGCAACGTACCGGTACCATAGCTATTATATTTACAGTGCTGGCCATTTCTATTGCTTGCCTTGGTTTGTTTGGCTTAGCTGCTTACGCTGCCGAACAACGCACTAAAGAAATAGGGATCCGTAAAGTACTGGGTGCAAGTGTATCTGCCATAGTAAACACATTATCAAAAGATTTTATAAAACTGGTGCTGATCTCTATCGCTATAACCACACCTTTAGCCTGGTACCTGATGAATAAATGGCTGCAGGATTTTGCCTACCGCATCAGCATACAATGGTGGGTACTGGTATTGGCAGGTGCAGGGGCATTGCTGATAGCTGTTGTTACAGTAAGTTTCCAGTCGGTAAAAGCAGCCCTGGCAAACCCGGTTAATAGTTTAAAAAATGAATGA